The Candidatus Amarolinea dominans DNA segment CTGCTCGGCGTGCGCTGGGTGATGACCGAACTCACCCTCGACCTTCCCGGCTACACCTTGATCTACCCTGCGTCGCCCTCCGTCCCCCCCAAAGTTGGGGGGTCAGGGGGGGGCCTGCCGACCGAGCCGGTCAAGATCTACCGCAACGAGGGTGCTTTCCCGCGCGCATTTGCGGCCCCTTCCGCGGAGTTCGTCCCCGCCGACCGCCTGCTCGACCGCCTGACCGAGGTGGACCTGCGCCAGACTGTCCTCTTCGACGACCCCGCGGCGCTGGGCGCAGCGTCGCCCTCCGCCCCCCCCAAAGTTGGGGGGTCAGGGGGGTTCCTGGCGACCGTGGTCAACATCGCCAGCTACCAGCCCAACGAGATTACCATTTTCGTTGACCTGCCCGCGCCGGCCTGGCTGGTGTTGACCGACGCCTACTTCAGCGGCTGGAAGGCGTACACGCGTCCCCTGGCCGCAGAAGGCGTGCTGCCCGAACAGTCCCTGACCCTCTGGCGCGCCGACGGCAACTTCCGCGCGGTGCATCTGGACGCAGGCAAGCAAACGGTGCGCTTCAAGTACGCGCCGCTGTCGTTCCAACTGGGCCTCTATACCAGTTTTCTGGCGCTGATGACCCTCCTCCTCCTCCTGGGCTGGTGGGCATGGGGACGCTTCTACCGCGGCGAACACGAGGCGCACGAGGTCTCACGCGTCGCCAAGAACAGCCTGGTGCCCATGGGGCTGGCGCTGCTCAACAAAGGCATTGACTTTGCCTTTGCCCTGCTGCGCCTGCGCATCCTCAGCCCGGCCGGCGAAGGCAGCTACACCTTCGCCATCGGCTTCTACGTCATCTTCGAAATCCTGGTGCGCTTCGGCCTCGGCACCCTGCTGACGCGTGAAGTGGCGCGCGACCGCAGCCAGGCCGGTCGCTATCTGCTCAACGTCACGGTCCTGCGCGGCTGGCTGTGGCTGGCCTCCTTGCCGCTGCTGGCGCTCGTCATGCTCGCCTACGGCGCCTGGGGCGGGCTGACGCCGGCGGAGGGCTGGGCGATTGGCCTGTTCGCCCTGGCCCTGCTCTTCGCCGCCATCTCCGATGGCATCAGCGCCGTCTTCAACGCGTTCGAGGGGATGGAATACCCGTCCGGCGTCTCGACCGCCATCGTCCTGGGCAAGGTCGCCCTCGGCGCGCTCGTGCTCCTGCCGCCCCTCTCCTGGGGCTTCGTCGGCCTGGCCGGCGTCTCCGTCGTCATGAACCTGCTGCAGGTCTTCTGGCTGCTGGCCCTCATGCGCAGCAAGCTGCCGCTCGCGCCGCTCACGCGCCGCGATCTCGACCCGACCTTGCAGCGCAGCATGTTGACCGGCTCGCTGCCCCTCATGCTCAATCACCTGCTGGCGCACATCTTCTTCCGCCTCGATGTCTGGATTCTCAAACCGCTGGCGGGCGCGGCGGCCGTCGGCCTCTACGGCGCGGCCTACAAGTACATTGACGGTCTCAACGTCATCCCCTCCTATTTCACGCTGGCGATCTTCCCCTTGCTGTCACGCTACGCGCAGGCCGGCCAGGGCAACGGTGGCCGCGCCGCGCTCCTGCGCTCCTACGTCGTGGCCCTACGCCTGCTCGTCCTCGTCAGCCTGCCCATCGCCATCCTGGTCACATTCATCGCCACCCCGCTGATCGCCATCCTGGGCGGCGCGGCCTATCTGCCCGGCTCCGCCATCGCCCTGCAACTGCTCATCTGGTCCATTCCCATCGGCTTCACCAACAGCGTCACCCAATACGTCCTCATCGCCGTGGATCAACAGCGCTTCCTCACGCGGGCCTTCATCATCGGCGTGGTCTTCAACGTCGCGGCCAACCTGGTCTTCATCCCGATCTTTAATTTATACGCCGCGGCCGCCATCACCGGACTGTCGGAACTGGCGCTCTGCATCACCTTCATGTTCAGCGTCTACCGGCACGTGGGGCCGTTGCCGTGGGGACAAATCGCCGGCCGGCCGCTGCTGGCCGGGCTGGGCATGACCGCGAGCCTGCTCGGCGCACAGCGTCTGGCCCTGCCGCTGCTGGCGCAGATCGCGCTGGCCGCGCTGATCTACCTCGTCATCCTGATCCTCAGCGGAACTTTTAGCGACCCTGACATGCAGACCGTGCGCCGGGCGCTGCCCTTCGCCGGCCGCGCCCGGCGATAGCCCTCTCAGGTCTGGCGCCGCGGCCCGAATGGCGCCGCGGCCCGAAGATGGTATACTTCAGGTAGCGAGGAACATCATGCCAAATCAGACAGTCCAACAAGCTATCCAAATGATGGTAGAGCGATTGGTCGCTCGCTTCGATCCCGAGCAAATCATTCTGTTTGGCTCACAGGCGCGCGAGTCGGCCAACCCGGCCAGCGACGTAGACCTGTTGGTGATCATGCCGTTCAGCGGTTCCAAGCGCGCCAAACAACTTGAGATGCGCGTGGCGCTGCGTGACATCACCATTCCAAAAGACATCATTCTGGCGACTCCGGACGAAGTGACCCGGCGACGCGACATCGTTGGCACGATCATCCGGCCTGCACTGCGCGAAGGGAAAGTGCTGTATGCTCGATCTCCTGAATGATGAAGTGCTCATCGCGCGTCGGCTCCGTAATCAGGTGCATCGGCGCCATCCTGAATTGGTTCGCTAACCTTGTCGCATCTGCGGAGGTGATGCCATGAACACCGATCGCGAACGCAGCCTTTCGATTGGTTCTCTGCCCGCGGAGTCCCCATTTCGCTCTCCTCCCTGCTTTGGATGCGCTGATCGTACGCACTCCTTCTTCACAACTTCTGCGCAAGTCGCGCATCAGATCTTCTCAGCGCGTCGCGATGATGAAGGCGATGAAGGCGCGGCCGGGGTAGTCGAACAGCTCCGGTGCAAACTGACAAGAGAGAGAGACAGAAGATGGAGGAATCAAGCTCATGACGACGACCGCCCACATTCCGAATTTTGGTAGGATCAAACCCCGACGCAAGGGCCTGGCAGCCTGGCTCACGCACCACACCTTCCGCCGACTGGCGCAGCTCGGCGTGTTTCTGTTCATTCTGTTCATTGCCGTCCAGCACCTGCTGGTGGGCGAAGAGAGCGGGACGGTCACCGCGTCCTGGGAAGCCTACTGCCCGATGGGCGGCCTGGAGACGATGGTCAAATATCTGACCACCGGCGGCAGTTTTGTTTCACACACGCACCTTTCCAATATCGTCCTACTGGCGGCCGCGCTGGCAACGGCCCTGCTGGCGCGCAACGCCTTTTGCGGCTGGCTCTGCCCGCTTGGTTTCATTCAGGACATGACCAGCCGTTTCTCGACCCTGGTGCAAAAGCGCGTGCCGGCCGTTCGCCGCGCGGTCAAGACGCTCAAGGCGCGCGGGCAGCGCCTGGCTGTACTCGACCGCTATCTGCGTTTCCTGAAGTACGGCGTTCTGGCCTGGGCTGTGACCGGCGCGGCCGTCTACGGATTCATGGTGTTTCGCGACTACGATCCCTGGGCGGCTCTCTGGAATCTGCTGGAGCTGAGCATTGGCCCGGGCGTAGCCGTGCTGGCGCTGACGTTGATCGGATCGCTCTTTGTGGAACGCCCCTGGTGCCGCTACGCCTGTCCCCTGGGCGCAGCCACCGGACTGGTTGGCGCGCTCAGTCCCTTCTACCTCAAGCGTGAGGTTGAGGCCTGCAAGGCGTGCGCCATCTGCACCAAAGCCTGTCCGATGGGATTGGCGGTCCACACGGCGACGACCATCAAGAGCGCGGACTGCATCGGCTGCCTGGAGTGCGTGGATGAGTGCCCGCGCGAGGGCGCCCTGGAACTGAAACTTGGCCTGCCGGTCTTTGGTCATTGAGCAGCGAGAGGAGAATCAACCGTGAGAGTCAATCCATTTGTTTATGGTATACTGATCTTGACGCTCTTTTTCGGCGTCATCGGCGGGGCAAAGGCGGCGGGGTTCTGGTCCATTTCCGGCCGCATGACCTCAGCGGGCGGCAAAGTCCTGCCGACAGGCGCCAACGCGGAGGAGATCAAGGGCTGGATGACACTGGACGATGTGTCGGCTGCCTACAAGGTGCCCGTGGCGGAGATGCTGGCGGCGCTCAATCTGCCGACCGATACACCCGGCGCGACACAGATCAAGTCGCTGGAGAGCGACACCTTCTCAACGGCCGATTTGCGGGCATGGCTGGCCGCTCGCGCAGGGTCGCCAGCGCCGTGAGGCGGAGGGACCCGCCTCGCGTTCGGAAGACTGGCTGAATCAAAGGATTGGACGGAAGGGGTATGACTGCAAAAATCCTGGTTGTGGATGATGAAGCCAAGATCGTCAAGCTGGTGCGTTCGTATTTGGAACAGGCCGGCTTTGCGGTTGTGGAGGCCGCTGACGGCCAAACTGCGCTGATCCAGGCCCGGCGCGAGCAGCCAGACCTGATCGTGCTTGATCTGGGGCTGCCTGGGCTGGACGGGCTTGAGGTTACGCGCACCTTGCGCCGCGAGCGGGCCACGCCCATCATCATGCTGACCGCGCGCATCGAAGATACCGACAAGATCGTGGGGCTGGAACTGGGCGCGGACGATTACATCACCAAACCGTTCAACCCGCGCGAACTGGTGGCGCGGGTGCGCTCGGTTCTGCGGCGGACCGGGAGCGCAGCGCCGGCGCCGGCGGTTTTGCGCGCCGGCGAAATGGTCCTGGACACGGGCGGACACCAGGCCACCCTCGATGGTCGCATCCTCGATCTCACCCCAACCGAGTTCGAGCTCCTGGCCGTGCTCTTGCAGAACCCCGGACGCGTCTTCACCAGGCTGGAACTGCTCGACCGCGTGCAGGGCGATGCCTATGAGGGCTATGAGCGCACGATTGACGCCCACATCAAGAACCTGCGCGCCAAGTTAGGCGATGACCCACGCCACCCGCGCTTCATCCAAACGGTGTTCGGCATCGGCTATAAACTAGGGGGACTAGGGGGACTGGGAGGCGATCTGTGAACCGCCTGTGGCTCAAGCTGAGCCTGGCCTTCCTCGCGATCTCCCTGGCCGCCATCGGCGTGGTGGCTGTGTTTTCGGCCCTCGCCACCGGCGAACAGTTTCGCCAGTACGTGGTTGCCAGCGGCATGAGCGGTCAACCGGCCTGGGCGCAGACTTTGACCGACTACTATGCGGCCAACGGCAGTTGGGATGGCGTGGAGAGCGTGCTGGCGCAGCTTGGCCCTGGCAACATGGGGCGCGGACGGGCCGGCGCGGCCGGTCCCAACATCGCGGTGGCCGACGCCTCCGGCCGCGTGGTGGCGAGTAGGACCGGAGAGCTTGTCGGCGATGTCCTGCCGGCCAGCGCGCTGGCGCAGGGCGTTGCCTTGACGCTGAATGGCCGGCCGATCGGCGCCCTGGTCAATGTGCGGCCGGCCGATGTGGTGCTCGATGCGCAGGGACTGGCATTCCTGAGCCGCGTGCAGAACTCCCTGGCCTGGGCCGCGCTCCTGGCGGCCGCCCTCTCGCTCACCCTGGGCGTCCTCGTCAGTCGCCTGCTGACCGCGCCGCTGGCGCGCCTGACGCAGGCCGCGCAGGCGATTACCGGCGGCGATCTTTCGCAGCGCGTCGCGGTGCAGAGCCATGACGAGATCGGCGTCCTGGGCGCGGCTTTCGACGAGATGGCTGCCAGCCTGGCTGAATCGGAGACGCTGCGCAAGAACCTGGTGGCTGACATCTCACACGAACTGCGCACGCCCCTGACGATCATCCAGGGCAATCTGCAGGCGATCCTGGATGGCGTCTACCCACTGGAAATGGCGCAGATGGCCGGCCTTCACGACGAAACGCGGCTGCTGACCCGCCTGGTGGATGATCTGCACGATCTGGCCCTGGCCGACGCCGGCCAACTACGCCTGGAGCGGCTGCCGGTCAACCTGACCGAGCTGGCTGCCAGCGCGCTCGATCAATTCGGCCCGGCGGCCGAGGCGGCGGGCGTCAGGCTGGAGTTGGCGGCTGACGACGCCGCGGCCGTTGTGCTGGGCGACGCTGATCGCCTGGCGCAGGTGCTGCGCAACCTGTTGAGCAACGCGCTGCGCCACACGCCCGCCGGCGGCGCCATCACCGTGCGCCTGGCCCACCGCGCCGACCAGGTGCAGATGCAGATCAGCGACACCGGTTCGGGTATTGCCGCGGATGACCTCCCGCATGTCTTCGATCGTTTCTATCGCGGGGACAAGAGCCGCAGTCGCCGCGGCGGCGGCGCCGGGCTGGGGCTGGCGATTGCCCGTCAATTGATCCGCGGCCATGACGGCGCCATCGAGGTTGCCAGCGCCAGCGGGCAGGGGACAACCTTCATCGTGACGCTGCCCGCAGCGCCAGACGACCTGCTGCCCGCAGCGCCAGACGACCTGCTGCACGCAAAGGACGGTTGACCACCCGTCGAGAAAATGATAGAATGTGACCATGACGCGATCGATAGCGGCAGATTGAAAAAAGGCCAACAGATCAGCCGACTTCGGAATGATAGAAATCGAAAGGGGTGTAAAGACATGGTCGCTCTGGAACGAATTCAACAAGTTCTTCTGAGATTGCCTCCTTCCTACCAGACAGAAGTGCTTGATTTCACTGAGTATCTTCTGGCAAAAGCGAAACGCGAGGCAGTGTATCGAGAGGATGATTGGTCGTCGTTGTCGCTCTCCTTTGCTATGCGCGGAATGGAGGACGAAGAGACACCCACCTACGCGCTATCTGACCTCACGGTGGTGTTCGCATGAAACAGGCCGGACAAGTTGTTCTCTTGGGGGCGCCCGGGGGAAGGAGGGGGGAGCCCGCGGGGGGGGGAGGGGGGGGGGGGGGGGAGGGGAGGGGAAGAGAGGGGGGGGGGGGGGCGGGGCGGGGGGAGGACCCCGGGGGGGGGCCGCTTCACACCCCCACCCGCGCCCCACCCCCCCCCCCCCCCCCGCCCCCCCCCCCCCGCCCCCCCCGGGGCCCCCGGCCGACCCCCGCCGGCCCCCCCCCCGCCGCGCCCCCCCCCCCCCGGGCGGCCCGGGCCGGGCCGCGGGGGGCGCGGGGGGGGCGCGCCCGCCGCCCCCCCGGCCCCCCGGGGGGCCCCGCCCCCGCCCCCCCCCCCGCCCGCGCCGCGCGCCCATCTCGCGGATTGGCTGACTCATTTTTGAAGAAAACGTAACCGCTCAGGCATCCGGCGCCGATTACGGCCGCCGAATGAATTCGGGCCGCAGGGGCGTTCCACCCGGATATCACCTGCACGCCCACTACTACCCGACCCTTAGTATCTTACCAGTTTGCATGTAGCTCAAAACACGCGCCATAGCAGTAGATGGAACCACCTATGAATATCGGTATTATCAAACCCATTGACATTGACCAGGAAATGCAGACGGCTTACCTGGATTACGCGATGAGCGTCATCGTCGCCCGTGCGCTCCCCGACGTGCGCGATGGACTCAAACCGGTGCATCGGCGCATTCTCTACGCCATGCATGACATGGGCTTGAGCCATGACCGGACGCACAAAAAGAGCGCCCGCATCGTCGGTGAAGTGTTGGGCAAGTACCATCCGCATGGCGACGCCGCGGTGTATGAGGCGATGGTGCGCATGGCGCAAGATTTCTCCCTGCGCTACATGTTGGTGGACGGCCAGGGCAACTTCGGCTCCGTAGATGGCGACAACGCCGCGGCCATGCGCTACACCGAGGCCCGCCTGGCGCGCATTGCCTCCACCGTGCTGGCTGATCTGGACAAAGACACCGTGCCCTTTGGCCCCAACTTTGACGAATCGCTGCGCGAGCCTATCATCCTGCCGGCCCTCCTGCCCAATCTGCTCGTCAACGGCGCCAGCGGCATTGCCGTTGGCATGGCCACCAACGTGCCGCCGCACAACATCGGCGAAGTCTGCGACGCGCTGATCTATCTGATTGACAACGTCCAACGTATGGACGATGTCAGCATCGAAGACCTCATGCAGTTCATCCAAGGCCCGGACTTTCCCACCGGTGGGCTGGTCTTCCGTTATGGCGGTACCGCCACCGGCGAGCAGGAAGACCTCATCGCTCAGAGCTATGCCGTGGGCAAGGGGCGCTTCGTCATCCAGGCCAAAGCGCACCTGGAAGAGATGAGCCGCAACCGCAATCGCATCGTGGTCACCGAGCTGCCCTACATGACCAACAAGACGCGCCTGCTGGAGCGCATCGCCGAGTTGGTGCGCGATGGCCGCCTGGAAGGCATCAGCGACCTGCGCGACGAATCTGATCGCACAGGGATGCGCATCGCCATCGAACTCACGCGCACGGTGAACGCACAGCAAATTCTGAACGACCTTTTCCGCCTGACGCCCATGCAGCAGACGTTTGCCGTCTCCTTGCTGGCCCTGGTGGACGGTGAGCCACGCCTGCTGTCGCTCAAGAAAATCCTGACCCACTACATCGAGCATCGTCGCGAGATCATTCGGCGCCGCACGGAGTTCGATCTGGCCCGCGCCCGCGCGCGGGCGCACATCATCCAAGGACTGTTGATCGCGCTCAAGAACCTGGACGAGGTCATTCAGATCATTCGCAGTTCGCGCACCGCCGAGACCGCGCGCACCAACCTGATGGGTCGCTTTCAACTGAGTGAAGTTCAGGCGCAGGCCATCCTCGACATGCCGCTCAAACGCCTGGCGCAGTTGGAACAGCAAAAACTGGAGCAGGAGCACAAGGAATTACTGCGCCTGATTGCCAGCCTGGAGGCGCTGCTGGCCTCGCAGGGCAAGATGCTGGCCCTGATTCAAGAGGAACTGCGCCAACTCAAGGCCACGTACGGCGACGCCCGCCGCACGCAGATTGTAGAACGGGCCAAAGGCAAAATGAGCGCGCAGGACCTCTTGCCCGACCAGGACGTGTGGGTGATGGCGGCCCGCGAAGGCACGCTTGCCCGCCGCCCGCTGGAGGAACTGAAGCCCGCCATGCTGCGCAGCCTGGCAGCCAACAGCGACCTGGCGCTACTGCGCGCCAACACGCGCCACGTCCTGGCGCTGTTCAGTCGCGATGGCCGCAGCGTACGCCTGGGGCTGCACCAGGTTAACGAGGTTAATCAGGGCAATCAGGGCAGCGGCAGTCACTGGGCCGATCTCAGCGGCTTCACGCGGCGCGACCGCATCGCGGCCATCGTCACCATACCCCGCAATCTCAACGGCGATAGTTTCCTGGTACTGGTTTCGCGGCAGGGCCGGATCAAGCGCGTGGCGCTGAACGATTTCCTGGACAGCGTCAACCTGGAGCCAACCGTCGTTTTCAATCTGGATGACAAGGACGAACTGGGCTGGGTCATGCTGGCGCCGGCCGGCAGCGAGCTGCTGCTCGTCACCCGCCAAGGGCAGGCCATTCGCTTCAAGGACGAGGATGTGCGTCCCGTCGGTCTGCCCGCGGGCGGCGTCAACGCCATCAAACTGGGCAACAAGGATCAGGTCATCCACGCAGGGTTGGCCGCGCCCGCGGCCGAACTGCTGACAGTGAGCGAACTGGGCTACCTGAAGCGCAGCGCGCTGGGCGATTTTCCCACGCAAGGCCGCGCCGGCAGCGGCGTCGTCGCGCACAGCCTCAACGCTCGTTCCGGTAAGCTGGCACAGGCGGCCGTGGCCGCGCCGGGGGGCCTGCTGGCGCTGGGCGCCAGTCAAGCGTCATGGCACGTCCTGGCCCTGGCCGATGTGCCGCTGGCCGGACGCAACACGCAGGGCAAGGCGCTGCTCTCCCTGGCCCGCGGCGAACAGGTGAGCGGACTGCTGGTGGTGGGTCAGGGGGGGAGCGCTGAGCCAGGTGAGACCAGAGAGACTCCCCCGGCCGCTAACCGACCGCCAAGCAGTGCCGCGCGCGGGGCGAAGGGTCAGGCGCAGCCCGCAGCCGAGCGCCAGTTGACCCTGGCCCTACCGTCAGGCAGGGAGGCGCCGGCCGCCGCAGCCAGGACTGCGCCCGCAGCCAAGCCGGGCAAGTCCACCGCCGCCGCGCCCGTGACAACGATCGCGCCTGGGCCGGGCAAGACCACCGCCGCCGCGCCCGTGACAGCAACAGTCGCGCCCGCAGCCAAGCCAGACAAGACCGCGGCCGCGCCCAAGTCCGCGCCGGGGGCCGCCGCGCCCGTGACAGCAACAGTCGCGCCCGCAGCCAAGCCAGACAAGACCGCGGCCGCAAGTCCGCCGGTGCCCCAAGTCCCGCCGGTCGCCCCCGCAGCCCGCCCCCCCAGGCGGTCGGCCGCCGCCGCGCCGCGCCCGTGACAGCAACAGTCGCGCCCGCAGCCAAGCCAGGCAAGTCCGCGCCGGTGGCCGCCGCGCCCGTGCCAGCAGCGGCCGCGCCCGCAGCCAAGCCAGGCAAGACCGCGGCCGCGCCCAAGTCCGCGCCGGTAGCTGCCGCGCCCGTGACAGCAGCGGCGGCGCCCGCAGCCAAGCCAGGCAAGACCGCGGCCGCGCCCAAGTCCGCGCCGGTAGCTGCCGCGCCCGTGACAGCAACAGTCGCTCCCGCAGCCAAGCTGAGCAAGACCGCGGCCGCGCCCAAGTCCGCGCCGGTGGCCGCCGCGCCCGTGCCAGCAGCGGCCGCGCCCACAGCCAAGCCAGGCAAGACCGCGGCCGCGCCCAAATCTGTGCCTGCGGCGCCGGCCCCAGCGGCGGTTCCCCCGGCCAAACCGGGCAAGTCCACGCCTCTCCGCATCTCCCCCTCTCCCCTTCTCCGCCTCTCCGCCGCCGCGCCCGCGGCCATCACCGAGAAGCCGGTCAGGGTAAGCAGTGTAAGCAAGGCCAGCGCGGCCGCCCAAGAACCGCCATCGCCCAAAGCGCCAAAAGTCAAACGTGTCAAACCATGAAGGGAGCGGCGCGGCGTCGCCACGGAGAGCGACTCAGCGCAGCGCCCAGCGCGTGACGCGCACCCCGGTAACCGCATGCGTGACCACCGGCTCTCCGTGCGCGTCCAGCCACTGCCGATTGAAAGCGCGCCGATCCCACGTCTCTGCCTCCGATTCGATCAACCAGACGTGGTCGGCCCCTTGCACCAGCCGGGTCAGGACCGCGCCGGTGCTGTCGAGTGACACGCGCTGGCGGTCGTTAGTGAACGGCGCCTCACGCCAGGCGTAATCCCAGCCCGCGTAATAGGCGAAGGTGAAGCGACTGTAGGGGTGCAGGAAGATCAGCACATCGGTCGGGCCACGCTGCGCCTGCACGAACGCGGCCGCGGTCCGAAAGTCGGCCTTGATGGGCGTCACGGCCTGGCCGCCCACGCCCACCAGGTTGAGACTCAGCGCCAACAGGAGCGCGCCGGCCGCGAGGGCGCGGCTGCGCTGGGCCACCAGGTAGGCGCCAACCGCACTCAGCAGATAGAACGCCGGGCCGAGGTAGATCAGGTAGCGGTCGTTGAACAGCGGGACACGCAGGGTGATGACAAAGAGCAGCAGCGGCGGTACCAGCAGCCAGGCCGCCAGTATGATGACCGGCCGTCGCCAGGAGCCTGGTTTACCGCCCGCCAGCAGCAGGGCCGCCAACAGCAGAAATACCCAGACGCTCACCAGGCCGATGGTGG contains these protein-coding regions:
- a CDS encoding oligosaccharide flippase family protein — its product is MRPILAAWLRRLIRGPALILIVLPLLWFAPVLFSNRTLLPADNLFDFEPWRSLAATYGITAPHNSLLSDLLLENLPWKTFMRQALAERQLPLWNPYIFSGVPFLAAGQHSALYPLSLLFYILPLPAAYGWFTALQLALTGLNVYILARVFQRSRLAATLAGIVFAFSAFSIASVVFSMILAAIAWLPLLLAIIEKVIQKQAEKGNAPFSPVPYIVGGALVLGVQVLAGHIEITYYTLLVMALFALWRLWTLQRLLAAWRPVLRLAAWFAVMTALGLALAAVQLWPLVELVSSSFRAGSASYDQVVGWAWPVRQFVTFLLPDFFGNPSHHGFTDLWTRAWQATPPIFWGVKNYVEGANYVGILTLLLAGVAVLLHGRRPRRASPPLPLSASPPLPLSPSPPLRRATVLFFAVLALLALAFAFGTPLYAILFYGLPGYRQLHSAFRWVFPLTLSLAVLAAFGLDALRAGAGRRGPARLAWPLILTGAALAAAVGLSLVWPAPFLALGAGVLARSDLARVAFSDGAAFWSYQAPGLLKLALALAGAGAVLRWSQRNERPGPLSRGWPLLAVALVALDLWLATGAFNPAVDPALLAVEPPSVRFLREQAGQELGRITTFEDGSTSKTLNANLGWLLGLQDVRGYDSIIPRQYVQYMQAIEPQGGLLYNRISPFYDPASLTDPRTHLLGVRWVMTELTLDLPGYTLIYPASPSVPPKVGGSGGGLPTEPVKIYRNEGAFPRAFAAPSAEFVPADRLLDRLTEVDLRQTVLFDDPAALGAASPSAPPKVGGSGGFLATVVNIASYQPNEITIFVDLPAPAWLVLTDAYFSGWKAYTRPLAAEGVLPEQSLTLWRADGNFRAVHLDAGKQTVRFKYAPLSFQLGLYTSFLALMTLLLLLGWWAWGRFYRGEHEAHEVSRVAKNSLVPMGLALLNKGIDFAFALLRLRILSPAGEGSYTFAIGFYVIFEILVRFGLGTLLTREVARDRSQAGRYLLNVTVLRGWLWLASLPLLALVMLAYGAWGGLTPAEGWAIGLFALALLFAAISDGISAVFNAFEGMEYPSGVSTAIVLGKVALGALVLLPPLSWGFVGLAGVSVVMNLLQVFWLLALMRSKLPLAPLTRRDLDPTLQRSMLTGSLPLMLNHLLAHIFFRLDVWILKPLAGAAAVGLYGAAYKYIDGLNVIPSYFTLAIFPLLSRYAQAGQGNGGRAALLRSYVVALRLLVLVSLPIAILVTFIATPLIAILGGAAYLPGSAIALQLLIWSIPIGFTNSVTQYVLIAVDQQRFLTRAFIIGVVFNVAANLVFIPIFNLYAAAAITGLSELALCITFMFSVYRHVGPLPWGQIAGRPLLAGLGMTASLLGAQRLALPLLAQIALAALIYLVILILSGTFSDPDMQTVRRALPFAGRARR
- a CDS encoding nucleotidyltransferase domain-containing protein, giving the protein MPNQTVQQAIQMMVERLVARFDPEQIILFGSQARESANPASDVDLLVIMPFSGSKRAKQLEMRVALRDITIPKDIILATPDEVTRRRDIVGTIIRPALREGKVLYARSPE
- a CDS encoding 4Fe-4S binding protein, with amino-acid sequence MTTTAHIPNFGRIKPRRKGLAAWLTHHTFRRLAQLGVFLFILFIAVQHLLVGEESGTVTASWEAYCPMGGLETMVKYLTTGGSFVSHTHLSNIVLLAAALATALLARNAFCGWLCPLGFIQDMTSRFSTLVQKRVPAVRRAVKTLKARGQRLAVLDRYLRFLKYGVLAWAVTGAAVYGFMVFRDYDPWAALWNLLELSIGPGVAVLALTLIGSLFVERPWCRYACPLGAATGLVGALSPFYLKREVEACKACAICTKACPMGLAVHTATTIKSADCIGCLECVDECPREGALELKLGLPVFGH
- a CDS encoding response regulator transcription factor, which encodes MTAKILVVDDEAKIVKLVRSYLEQAGFAVVEAADGQTALIQARREQPDLIVLDLGLPGLDGLEVTRTLRRERATPIIMLTARIEDTDKIVGLELGADDYITKPFNPRELVARVRSVLRRTGSAAPAPAVLRAGEMVLDTGGHQATLDGRILDLTPTEFELLAVLLQNPGRVFTRLELLDRVQGDAYEGYERTIDAHIKNLRAKLGDDPRHPRFIQTVFGIGYKLGGLGGLGGDL
- a CDS encoding HAMP domain-containing protein, translating into MNRLWLKLSLAFLAISLAAIGVVAVFSALATGEQFRQYVVASGMSGQPAWAQTLTDYYAANGSWDGVESVLAQLGPGNMGRGRAGAAGPNIAVADASGRVVASRTGELVGDVLPASALAQGVALTLNGRPIGALVNVRPADVVLDAQGLAFLSRVQNSLAWAALLAAALSLTLGVLVSRLLTAPLARLTQAAQAITGGDLSQRVAVQSHDEIGVLGAAFDEMAASLAESETLRKNLVADISHELRTPLTIIQGNLQAILDGVYPLEMAQMAGLHDETRLLTRLVDDLHDLALADAGQLRLERLPVNLTELAASALDQFGPAAEAAGVRLELAADDAAAVVLGDADRLAQVLRNLLSNALRHTPAGGAITVRLAHRADQVQMQISDTGSGIAADDLPHVFDRFYRGDKSRSRRGGGAGLGLAIARQLIRGHDGAIEVASASGQGTTFIVTLPAAPDDLLPAAPDDLLHAKDG
- a CDS encoding DUF2281 domain-containing protein, with translation MVALERIQQVLLRLPPSYQTEVLDFTEYLLAKAKREAVYREDDWSSLSLSFAMRGMEDEETPTYALSDLTVVFA
- the gyrA gene encoding DNA gyrase subunit A — encoded protein: MNIGIIKPIDIDQEMQTAYLDYAMSVIVARALPDVRDGLKPVHRRILYAMHDMGLSHDRTHKKSARIVGEVLGKYHPHGDAAVYEAMVRMAQDFSLRYMLVDGQGNFGSVDGDNAAAMRYTEARLARIASTVLADLDKDTVPFGPNFDESLREPIILPALLPNLLVNGASGIAVGMATNVPPHNIGEVCDALIYLIDNVQRMDDVSIEDLMQFIQGPDFPTGGLVFRYGGTATGEQEDLIAQSYAVGKGRFVIQAKAHLEEMSRNRNRIVVTELPYMTNKTRLLERIAELVRDGRLEGISDLRDESDRTGMRIAIELTRTVNAQQILNDLFRLTPMQQTFAVSLLALVDGEPRLLSLKKILTHYIEHRREIIRRRTEFDLARARARAHIIQGLLIALKNLDEVIQIIRSSRTAETARTNLMGRFQLSEVQAQAILDMPLKRLAQLEQQKLEQEHKELLRLIASLEALLASQGKMLALIQEELRQLKATYGDARRTQIVERAKGKMSAQDLLPDQDVWVMAAREGTLARRPLEELKPAMLRSLAANSDLALLRANTRHVLALFSRDGRSVRLGLHQVNEVNQGNQGSGSHWADLSGFTRRDRIAAIVTIPRNLNGDSFLVLVSRQGRIKRVALNDFLDSVNLEPTVVFNLDDKDELGWVMLAPAGSELLLVTRQGQAIRFKDEDVRPVGLPAGGVNAIKLGNKDQVIHAGLAAPAAELLTVSELGYLKRSALGDFPTQGRAGSGVVAHSLNARSGKLAQAAVAAPGGLLALGASQASWHVLALADVPLAGRNTQGKALLSLARGEQVSGLLVVGQGGSAEPGETRETPPAANRPPSSAARGAKGQAQPAAERQLTLALPSGREAPAAAARTAPAAKPGKSTAAAPVTTIAPGPGKTTAAAPVTATVAPAAKPDKTAAAPKSAPGAAAPVTATVAPAAKPDKTAAASPPVPQVPPVAPAARPPRRSAAAAPRP